The Camelina sativa cultivar DH55 chromosome 14, Cs, whole genome shotgun sequence genome includes a window with the following:
- the LOC104742871 gene encoding E3 ubiquitin-protein ligase CCNB1IP1 homolog isoform X1, with protein MRCNACWRDLEGRAISTTCGHLLCTEDASKILSNDGACPICDQVLSKSLMKPVDINPNEEWINMAMAGISPQILMKSAYRSVMFYIVQRDLEMQYKMNRVVAQCRQKCEGMQAKFSEKMEQVHTAYQKMGKRCQMMEQEVENLTKDKQELQEKFSEKSRQKRKLDEMYDQLRSEYESVKRTAIQPANNFYPRHQEPDFFSNPAVNMMENREPIRKDRSFFSPATPGPKDEIWPARQNSSNSGPFDISTDSPAIPSDLGNRRAGGGHPVYGGGGGTSNPQSTLRNLILSPIKRSQLSRSRPQLFTL; from the exons ATGAGATGCAATGCGTGCTGGAGGGATTTGGAGGGCAGGGCCATTTCCACTACCTGCGGTCATCTATTAT GCACTGAAGATGCCAGCAAGATTCTCAGTAATGATGGGGCATGTCCCATTTGTGATCAAGTACTCTCCAAGAG TCTAATGAAACCTGTGGATATCAATCCAAATGAAGAATGGATAAAT ATGGCGATGGCTGGAATTTCTCCACAAATAC TGATGAAGAGTGCATACCGAAGTGTAATGTTTTACATCGTCCAAAGGGACTTAGAGATGCAGTACAAGATGAATAGAGTTGTCGCACAGTGTCGTCAGAAATGTGAAGGTATGCAAGCAAAGTTTAGCGAGAAAATGGAGCAGGTGCATACAGCATACCAGAAGATGGGTAAGAGGTGTCAGATGATGGAGCAAGAGGTAGAAAACTTGACCAAGGATAAGCAAGAGCTCCAAGAGAAGTTCTCTGAGAAATCAAG ACAGAAGAGGAAGCTTGATGAGATGTATGACCAGCTAAGAAGTGAGTATGAGTCAGTCAAACGTACAGCCATCCAACCAGCAAACAACTTCTACCCCCGACACCAAGAACCCGATTTTTTCTCAAACCCAGCAGTTAACATGATGGAGAACAGAGAGCCCATTCGCAAAG ACCGGTCGTTTTTCTCTCCTGCAACACCAGGGCCTAAAGATGAGATATGGCCAGCAAGACAGAACAGTTCAAACTCAGGTCCGTTCGACATCTCCACTGACTCACCCGCGATTCCATCCGATCTTGGAAACAGAAGAGCAGGAGGAGGTCATCCTgtatatggtggtggtggtggcacTTCTAATCCCCAATCAACTCTACGAAACCTTATTCTCTCCCCTATTAAACGCTCTCAGCTCTCTCGTTCTCGCCCTCAACTGTTCAC GCTATAG
- the LOC104742871 gene encoding E3 ubiquitin-protein ligase CCNB1IP1 homolog isoform X3 gives MRCNACWRDLEGRAISTTCGHLLCTEDASKILSNDGACPICDQVLSKSLMKPVDINPNEEWINMAMAGISPQILMKSAYRSVMFYIVQRDLEMQYKMNRVVAQCRQKCEGMQAKFSEKMEQVHTAYQKMGKRCQMMEQEVENLTKDKQELQEKFSEKSRQKRKLDEMYDQLRSEYESVKRTAIQPANNFYPRHQEPDFFSNPAVNMMENREPIRKGPKDEIWPARQNSSNSGPFDISTDSPAIPSDLGNRRAGGGHPVYGGGGGTSNPQSTLRNLILSPIKRSQLSRSRPQLFTL, from the exons ATGAGATGCAATGCGTGCTGGAGGGATTTGGAGGGCAGGGCCATTTCCACTACCTGCGGTCATCTATTAT GCACTGAAGATGCCAGCAAGATTCTCAGTAATGATGGGGCATGTCCCATTTGTGATCAAGTACTCTCCAAGAG TCTAATGAAACCTGTGGATATCAATCCAAATGAAGAATGGATAAAT ATGGCGATGGCTGGAATTTCTCCACAAATAC TGATGAAGAGTGCATACCGAAGTGTAATGTTTTACATCGTCCAAAGGGACTTAGAGATGCAGTACAAGATGAATAGAGTTGTCGCACAGTGTCGTCAGAAATGTGAAGGTATGCAAGCAAAGTTTAGCGAGAAAATGGAGCAGGTGCATACAGCATACCAGAAGATGGGTAAGAGGTGTCAGATGATGGAGCAAGAGGTAGAAAACTTGACCAAGGATAAGCAAGAGCTCCAAGAGAAGTTCTCTGAGAAATCAAG ACAGAAGAGGAAGCTTGATGAGATGTATGACCAGCTAAGAAGTGAGTATGAGTCAGTCAAACGTACAGCCATCCAACCAGCAAACAACTTCTACCCCCGACACCAAGAACCCGATTTTTTCTCAAACCCAGCAGTTAACATGATGGAGAACAGAGAGCCCATTCGCAAAG GGCCTAAAGATGAGATATGGCCAGCAAGACAGAACAGTTCAAACTCAGGTCCGTTCGACATCTCCACTGACTCACCCGCGATTCCATCCGATCTTGGAAACAGAAGAGCAGGAGGAGGTCATCCTgtatatggtggtggtggtggcacTTCTAATCCCCAATCAACTCTACGAAACCTTATTCTCTCCCCTATTAAACGCTCTCAGCTCTCTCGTTCTCGCCCTCAACTGTTCAC GCTATAG
- the LOC104742871 gene encoding E3 ubiquitin-protein ligase CCNB1IP1 homolog isoform X2: MRCNACWRDLEGRAISTTCGHLLCTEDASKILSNDGACPICDQVLSKSLMKPVDINPNEEWINMAMAGISPQILMKSAYRSVMFYIVQRDLEMQYKMNRVVAQCRQKCEGMQAKFSEKMEQVHTAYQKMGKRCQMMEQEVENLTKDKQELQEKFSEKSRQKRKLDEMYDQLRSEYESVKRTAIQPANNFYPRHQEPDFFSNPAVNMMENREPIRKDRSFFSPATPGPKDEIWPARQNSSNSGPFDISTDSPAIPSDLGNRRAGGGHPVYGGGGGTSNPQSTLRNLILSPIKRSQLSRSRPQLFT; encoded by the exons ATGAGATGCAATGCGTGCTGGAGGGATTTGGAGGGCAGGGCCATTTCCACTACCTGCGGTCATCTATTAT GCACTGAAGATGCCAGCAAGATTCTCAGTAATGATGGGGCATGTCCCATTTGTGATCAAGTACTCTCCAAGAG TCTAATGAAACCTGTGGATATCAATCCAAATGAAGAATGGATAAAT ATGGCGATGGCTGGAATTTCTCCACAAATAC TGATGAAGAGTGCATACCGAAGTGTAATGTTTTACATCGTCCAAAGGGACTTAGAGATGCAGTACAAGATGAATAGAGTTGTCGCACAGTGTCGTCAGAAATGTGAAGGTATGCAAGCAAAGTTTAGCGAGAAAATGGAGCAGGTGCATACAGCATACCAGAAGATGGGTAAGAGGTGTCAGATGATGGAGCAAGAGGTAGAAAACTTGACCAAGGATAAGCAAGAGCTCCAAGAGAAGTTCTCTGAGAAATCAAG ACAGAAGAGGAAGCTTGATGAGATGTATGACCAGCTAAGAAGTGAGTATGAGTCAGTCAAACGTACAGCCATCCAACCAGCAAACAACTTCTACCCCCGACACCAAGAACCCGATTTTTTCTCAAACCCAGCAGTTAACATGATGGAGAACAGAGAGCCCATTCGCAAAG ACCGGTCGTTTTTCTCTCCTGCAACACCAGGGCCTAAAGATGAGATATGGCCAGCAAGACAGAACAGTTCAAACTCAGGTCCGTTCGACATCTCCACTGACTCACCCGCGATTCCATCCGATCTTGGAAACAGAAGAGCAGGAGGAGGTCATCCTgtatatggtggtggtggtggcacTTCTAATCCCCAATCAACTCTACGAAACCTTATTCTCTCCCCTATTAAACGCTCTCAGCTCTCTCGTTCTCGCCCTCAACTGTTCACGTAA
- the LOC104742871 gene encoding E3 ubiquitin-protein ligase CCNB1IP1 homolog isoform X4: protein MRCNACWRDLEGRAISTTCGHLLCTEDASKILSNDGACPICDQVLSKSLMKPVDINPNEEWINMAMAGISPQILMKSAYRSVMFYIVQRDLEMQYKMNRVVAQCRQKCEGMQAKFSEKMEQVHTAYQKMGKRCQMMEQEVENLTKDKQELQEKFSEKSRQKRKLDEMYDQLRSEYESVKRTAIQPANNFYPRHQEPDFFSNPAVNMMENREPIRKGPKDEIWPARQNSSNSGPFDISTDSPAIPSDLGNRRAGGGHPVYGGGGGTSNPQSTLRNLILSPIKRSQLSRSRPQLFT, encoded by the exons ATGAGATGCAATGCGTGCTGGAGGGATTTGGAGGGCAGGGCCATTTCCACTACCTGCGGTCATCTATTAT GCACTGAAGATGCCAGCAAGATTCTCAGTAATGATGGGGCATGTCCCATTTGTGATCAAGTACTCTCCAAGAG TCTAATGAAACCTGTGGATATCAATCCAAATGAAGAATGGATAAAT ATGGCGATGGCTGGAATTTCTCCACAAATAC TGATGAAGAGTGCATACCGAAGTGTAATGTTTTACATCGTCCAAAGGGACTTAGAGATGCAGTACAAGATGAATAGAGTTGTCGCACAGTGTCGTCAGAAATGTGAAGGTATGCAAGCAAAGTTTAGCGAGAAAATGGAGCAGGTGCATACAGCATACCAGAAGATGGGTAAGAGGTGTCAGATGATGGAGCAAGAGGTAGAAAACTTGACCAAGGATAAGCAAGAGCTCCAAGAGAAGTTCTCTGAGAAATCAAG ACAGAAGAGGAAGCTTGATGAGATGTATGACCAGCTAAGAAGTGAGTATGAGTCAGTCAAACGTACAGCCATCCAACCAGCAAACAACTTCTACCCCCGACACCAAGAACCCGATTTTTTCTCAAACCCAGCAGTTAACATGATGGAGAACAGAGAGCCCATTCGCAAAG GGCCTAAAGATGAGATATGGCCAGCAAGACAGAACAGTTCAAACTCAGGTCCGTTCGACATCTCCACTGACTCACCCGCGATTCCATCCGATCTTGGAAACAGAAGAGCAGGAGGAGGTCATCCTgtatatggtggtggtggtggcacTTCTAATCCCCAATCAACTCTACGAAACCTTATTCTCTCCCCTATTAAACGCTCTCAGCTCTCTCGTTCTCGCCCTCAACTGTTCACGTAA
- the LOC104742870 gene encoding trifunctional UDP-glucose 4,6-dehydratase/UDP-4-keto-6-deoxy-D-glucose 3,5-epimerase/UDP-4-keto-L-rhamnose-reductase RHM2 produces MGDTTTYTPKNILITGAAGFIASHVANRLIRSYPDYKIVVLDKLDYCSDLKNLDPSFSSPNFKFVKGDIASDDLVNYLLITESIDTIMHFAAQTHVDNSFGNSFEFTKNNIYGTHVLLEACKVTGQIRRFIHVSTDEVYGETDEDAAVGNHEASQLLPTNPYSATKAGAEMLVMAYGRSYGLPVITTRGNNVYGPNQFPEKMIPKFMLLAMSGKPLPIHGDGSNVRSYLYCEDVAEAFEVVLHKGEIGHVYNIGTKRERRVIDVARDICKLFGKDPESSIQFVENRPFNDQRYFLDDQKLKKLGWQERTAWEDGLKKTMDWYTENPEWWGDVSGALLPHPRMLMMPGGRLSDGSSEKKDASSNTVQTFTVVTPKSGGSGDKAFLKFLIYGKTGWLGGLLGKLCEKQGITYEYGKGRLEDRASLIADIRSIKPTHVFNAAGLTGRPNVDWCESHKPETIRVNVAGTLTLADVCRENDLLMMNFATGCIFEYDAAHPEGSGIGFKEEDKPNFFGSFYSKTKAMVEELLREYDNVCTLRVRMPISSDLNNPRNFITKISRYNKVVNIPNSMTVLDELLPISIEMAKRNLRGIWNFTNPGVVSHNEILEMYKNYIEPGFKWSNFTLEEQAKVIVAARSNNEMDGVKLSKEFPEMLSIKESLIKYVFEPNKRT; encoded by the exons ATGGGTGATACTACTACGTATACGCCAAAGAACATTCTCATCACTGGAGCTGCTGGATTCATTGCTTCTCATGTTGCCAACAGATTAATCCGCAGCTATCCTGATTACAAGATCGTTGTCTTGGACAAGCTTGATTACTGTTCAGATCTGAAGAATCTCGatccttccttctcttctccaaacttcAAGTTTGTGAAAGGAGATATTGCTAGTGATGATCTCGTTAACTACCTTCTCATCACTGAGAGCATCGACACCATTATGCATTTTGCTGCTCAAACCCATGTTGATAACTCTTTTGGTAATAGCTTTGAGTTTACCAAGAACAATATCTATGGTACTCATGTTCTTTTGGAAGCCTGTAAAGTTACAGgacagatcaggaggtttatccATGTGAGTACCGATGAAGTCTATGGAGAAACCGATGAGGATGCTGCTGTAGGAAACCATGAGGCTTCTCAGCTGTTACCGACTAATCCATACTCAGCCACTAAGGCCGGTGCTGAGATGCTTGTGATGGCTTATGGTAGATCATATGGACTGCCTGTCATTACAACTCGTGGGAACAATGTTTATGGCCCTAACCAGTTTCCTGAAAAAATGATTCCTAAGTTCATGTTGTTGGCTATGAGTGGGAAGCCGCTTCCTATCCACGGGGATGGATCTAATGTCAGGAGTTACTTATACTGCGAAGACGTTGCTGAGGCGTTTGAGGTTGTTCTTCACAAAGGAGAAATCGGTCACGTCTACAATATCGggacaaagagagaaaggagagtgATCGATGTGGCCAGAGACATCTGCAAACTTTTTGGGAAAGACCCTGAGTCAAGCATTCAGTTTGTGGAGAACCGACCATTTAACGATCAAAGGTACTTCCTTGATGACCAGAAGCTGAAGAAATTGGGATGGCAAGAGCGAACCGCGTGGGAAGATGGATTGAAGAAGACAATGGACTGGTACACTGAGAATCCTGAGTGGTGGGGTGATGTTTCTGGAGCTTTGCTTCCTCATCCAAGAATGCTTATGATGCCTGGTGGAAGACTTTCCGATGGCTCCAGTGAGAAGAAAGATGCGTCAAGCAATACGGTCCAGACATTTACGGTTGTAACACCTAAGAGTGGTGGTTCTGGTGACAAAGCTttcttgaagtttttgatttatGGTAAGACTGGTTGGCTTGGTGGTCTTCTAGGGAAACTATGTGAGAAGCAAGGGATTACATATGAGTATGGAAAAGGACGTTTGGAGGATAGAGCTTCTCTCATTGCGGATATTCGTAGCATCAAACCTACTCATGTGTTTAATGCTGCTGGTTTAACCGGAAGACCTAATGTTGACTGGTGTGAATCTCACAAACCAGAGACCATTCGCGTAAATGTCGCTGGTACTTTGACTCTAGCTGATGTTTGCAGAGAGAATGATCTCCTGATGATGAACTTCGCCACGGGTTGCATATTTGAGTATGACGCTGCACATCCTGAGGGTTCGGGTATAGGTttcaaggaagaagacaagccgaacttctttggttctttctacTCGAAAACCAAAGCCATG GTTGAGGAGCTGTTGAGAGAATATGACAATGTATGTACCTTGAGAGTCCGGATGCCAATCTCCTCAGACCTAAACAACCCAAGAAACTTCATCACGAAGATCTCGCGCTACAACAAAGTGGTGAACATCCCTAACAGCATGACCGTACTGGACGAGCTTCTCCCGATCTCCATCGAGATGGCGAAAAGAAACCTAAGAGGGATATGGAACTTCACCAACCCGGGGGTGGTGAGCCACAATGAGATACTGGAGATGTACAAGAATTACATCGAGCCAGGTTTTAAATGGTCCAACTTCACATTGGAAGAACAAGCAAAGGTCATTGTTGCTGCTCGAAGCAACAATGAAATGGATGGAGTAAAACTAAGCAAGGAGTTCCCAGAGATGCTATCCATTAAAGAGTCACTGATCAAATACGTCTTTGAACCAAACAAGAGGACCTGA
- the LOC104742872 gene encoding mitogen-activated protein kinase 18: MQQNQVKKGTKEMEFFTEYGDANRYRILEVIGKGSYGVVCAAIDTHTGEKVAIKKINDVFEHISDALRILREVKILRLLRHPDIVEIKSIMLPPSKREFKDIYVVFELMESDLHQVIKANNDLTREHHQFFLYQMLRALKFMHTANVYHRDLKPKNILANANCKLKVCDFGLARASFNDTPTTVFWTDYVATRWYRAPELCGSFFSKYTPAIDVWSIGCIFAELLTGKPLFPGKSVVHQLELITDLLGTPKSETISGVRNDKARKYLTEMRKKNPVTFSQKFSKADPSALRLLQRLLAFDPKDRPTAAEALADPYFKGLSKVEREPSSQPISKMEFEFERRRLTKDDIRELIYREILEYHPQLLKDYMSGSEGSNFVYPSAIGHLRQQFTYLEENSSRNGPVIPLDRKHASLPRSTVHSSVVHSTIQPNLSATESRRVSFDPSRNEVTSAGHPSTSTYPTKSIGPPPRVPPSGRPGRVAESSVSYESGRNLKEAYFRSEVSSPHCYFRPNTMTNPVNRNVEASSFQPKPQTSVPQFSPTVPPAATTNQTDVEMMNQPNPYIQPQLAKIDQLNNNNNTQMAIDAKLLQAQSQFGPAGAAAVAVAAHRNIGTISYGAAS; the protein is encoded by the exons ATGCAACAAAATCAAGTGAAGAAG GGGACGAAAGAGATGGAGTTTTTCACAGAGTATGGTGATGCTAACAGGTATCGGATTCTCGAAGTTATCGGTAAAGGAAGCTATGGAGTTGTGTGTGCAGCGATTGATACACATACTGGAGAGAAAGTGGCTATCAAGAAGATTAATGATGTCTTTGAACATATCTCTGATGCGCTTCGGATTCTCCGTGAGGTGAAGATTCTTAGGCTTCTACGGCATCCTGACATAGTGGAAATCAAAAGCATTATGCTGCCTCCTTCTAAGAGGGAGTTTAAAGACATTTATGTTGTGTTTGAACTCATGGAATCAGATCTTCATCAAGTTATTAAAGCTAATAATGATTTGACTCGTGAACACCACCAGTTTTTCCTTTATCAGATGCTTCGTGCCTTGAAGTTTATGCATACAG CTAATGTTTATCATCGTGACCTTAAGCCAAAGAATATACTGGCAAATGCAAACTGCAAGTTGAAAGTTTGTGACTTTGGATTGGCGAGAGCATCTTTCAATGATACGCCTACAACAGTCTTTTGGACG GACTATGTTGCCACAAGATGGTATAGAGCACCTGAGCTCTGTGGATCATTTTTTTCAAAG TATACTCCAGCTATCGACGTTTGGAGCATTGGATGCATTTTTGCAGAGTTACTAACAGGGAAGCCATTGTTTCCGGGGAAAAGTGTTGTTCATCAGTTGGAGTTGATTACTGATCTTCTTGGCACACCAAAATCAGAAACAATTTCTGGA GTTCGAAATGATAAAGCTAGAAAATACTTGACCGAAATGAGGAAGAAAAATCCTGTCACCTTCTCGCAAAAATTCTCCAAAGCAGATCCTTCAGCACTCCGTCTTTTGCAGAGGCTGTTGGCTTTCGATCCAAAGGACCGACCCACTGCTGCAGAG GCATTGGCTGATCCTTACTTCAAGGGTCTTTCTAAGGTTGAAAGAGAGCCTTCAAGTCAGCCAATATCGAAGATGGAGTTtgaatttgagagaagaagactgACGAAGGACGACATTAGAGAATTAATATACAGAGAAATACTGGAATACCATCCTCAGTTGCTCAAGGACTATATGAGCGGCTCAGAGGGATCTAATTTTGTATATCCAag TGCCATTGGACATCTTAGGCAGCAGTTCACTTACTTAGAGGAAAATAGTAGCAGAAATGGGCCGGTCATACCTCTCGATAGGAAACACGCATCACTTCCTCG GTCTACGGTTCACTCAAGTGTAGTCCATTCTACCATTCAACCCAACTTGAGCGCAACAGAGAGTAGACGTGTTTCTTTTGACCCTTCAAGAAATGAAGTTACTTCTGCAGGGCATCCATCAACTTCCACATATCCTACTAAATCTATTGGGCCTCCACCGAGAGTACCGCCATCGG GTAGACCAGGTCGTGTTGCAGAATCGTCTGTATCTTATGAGAGTGGTAGGAACCTCAAAGAAGCTTATTTCAGAAGCGAGGTATCATCTCCACACTGTTACTTCCGGCCAAACACCATGACAAACCCAGTGAACCGCAACgtagaagcttcttcttttcagCCAAAACCACAAACTTCTGTTCCTCAGTTCAGTCCCACTGTACCGCCAGCTGCTACAACTAACCAAACGGACGTTGAGATGATGAACCAGCCAAACCCTTACATCCAACCACAGCTCGCCAAGATAGATcaattaaacaacaacaacaacacgcaGATGGCCATTGATGCTAAGCTGTTGCAAGCACAATCGCAGTTTGGTCCAGCTGGAGCAGCAGCGGTTGCAGTAGCAGCACACCGGAACATAGGCACAATTAGTTACGGAGCAGCATCATAG
- the LOC104742874 gene encoding fatty-acid-binding protein 3, chloroplastic-like: MDGIIAAVPSAMCASLRTNAEPIHHFPGKFSNRVLQTRNCVSSLSIYPSQKGNSLVVRKLHCGEKSRGIVKSAASSVGNAEEYAEETATSVKFQRSVTLPGCSSSLSLLGTGFREKKFAIIGVKVYAAGYYVNESILSGLSAWKGRSADEIQRDSSLFSSIFQTQAEKSLQIVLVRDVDGKTFWDALDEAISPRIKSPSSEDTTALSTFRGIFQSRSLNKGSLILLTWINPSKMLVSVSSGGLPTDVDATIESGSVTSALFDVFFGDSPVSPTLKSSVANQLAMTLV, encoded by the exons ATGGACGGGATTATTGCAGCGGTTCCATCAGCAATGTGTGCCTCTCTGCGCACTAATGCTGAACCCATTCACCATTTTCCCGGAAAGTTCTCGAATCGGGTTCTTCAAACAAGGAACTGcgtttcttctctttcgattTACCCTTCTCAAAAAGGCAATTCTTTGGTGGTCAGAAAGCTACATTGTGGTGAAAAATCTCGTGGGATCGTAAAATCCGCCGCTTCTTCAG TTGGAAATGCAGAGGAGTACGCTGAAGAAACGGCTACAAGCGTGAAGTTTCAGAGATCAGTGACATTACCTGGTTGTTCAAGCTCGTTGTCTTTGCTTGGCACTG GGTTTAGGGAGAAAAAGTTTGCTATCATTGGGGTCAAAGTCTATGCTGCGGGTTATTATGTGAATGAATCTATCCTGAGCGGGTTAAGCGCTTGGAAAGGTCGATCTGCTGATGAGATCCAAAGAGATTCATCACTGTTTAGTTCCATTTTTCAAA CTCAAGCAGAGAAATCGTTGCAGATTGTTCTCGTGAGAGATGTTGATGGTAAAACCTTCTGGGATGCATTGGATGAAGCCATCTCACCGAGAATCAAATCTCCATCTTCTGAGGATACTACCGCTCTCTCTACATTCCGCGGGATCTTCCAAAGCAGATCTCTCAACAAAGGAAGTCTCATACTCTTGACTTGGATCAACCCTTCTAAAATGCTT GTTTCTGTTTCTTCGGGAGGATTGCCAACGGATGTGGATGCTACGATCGAGTCAGGCAGTGTTACATCTGCCCTGTTCGATGTGTTCTTTGGAGATTCTCCAGTTTCTCCTACATTGAAATCCTCAGTGGCGAACCAATTAGCTATGACCCTTGTGTGA
- the LOC104742873 gene encoding mitochondrial inner membrane protease subunit 1 isoform X1, with the protein MSTRVLSFLNQWRGTAKEAFENVSTVAKFLCLLHVTDRYIISSTHVQGPSMLPTLNLTGDVILAEHLSHRFGKIGLGDVVLVRSPRDPKRMVTKRILGLEGDRLTFSADPLVGDSSVSVVIPKGHVWIQGDNLYASTDSRHFGPIPYSLIEGKALLRVWPPEYFGSLR; encoded by the exons atgagcaCGAGAGTGCTTAGTTTTCTGAATCAATGGCGTGGAACAGCGAAGGAAGCGTTCGAGAATGTATCAACCGTAGCCAAGTTTCTCTGCTTGCTTCATGTCACCGATCGTTACATAATCTCCTCGACCCAC GTTCAAGGTCCAAGTATGCTTCCAACGCTTAATCTCACCGGCGATGTAATTTTGGCGGAACATTTATCACACCGGTTCGGTAAGATTGGGCTCGGTGATGTTGTATTGGTTCGATCTCCGAGAGACCCAAAGAGGATGGTGACAAAACGAATCCTGGGTTTAGAAGGCGACAGACTCACTTTCTCTGCTGACCCATTGGTTGGTGATAGCTCAGTCAGCGTTGTG ATTCCAAAAGGTCATGTTTGGATTCAGGGAGATAACTTGTATGCTTCAACTGATTCACGCCATTTTGGACCTATACCTTACAGTCTCATCGAAGGAAAAGCTCTTCTGCGG GTCTGGCCACCGGAATACTTTGGGTCATTGAGATGA
- the LOC104742873 gene encoding mitochondrial inner membrane protease subunit 1 isoform X2 translates to MLPTLNLTGDVILAEHLSHRFGKIGLGDVVLVRSPRDPKRMVTKRILGLEGDRLTFSADPLVGDSSVSVVIPKGHVWIQGDNLYASTDSRHFGPIPYSLIEGKALLRVWPPEYFGSLR, encoded by the exons ATGCTTCCAACGCTTAATCTCACCGGCGATGTAATTTTGGCGGAACATTTATCACACCGGTTCGGTAAGATTGGGCTCGGTGATGTTGTATTGGTTCGATCTCCGAGAGACCCAAAGAGGATGGTGACAAAACGAATCCTGGGTTTAGAAGGCGACAGACTCACTTTCTCTGCTGACCCATTGGTTGGTGATAGCTCAGTCAGCGTTGTG ATTCCAAAAGGTCATGTTTGGATTCAGGGAGATAACTTGTATGCTTCAACTGATTCACGCCATTTTGGACCTATACCTTACAGTCTCATCGAAGGAAAAGCTCTTCTGCGG GTCTGGCCACCGGAATACTTTGGGTCATTGAGATGA